Proteins found in one Miscanthus floridulus cultivar M001 chromosome 4, ASM1932011v1, whole genome shotgun sequence genomic segment:
- the LOC136551972 gene encoding mavicyanin-like — MANSLLLLVALVIAGSTALASATTYTVGDSQGWTTTGDYSTWASSKSFAVGDKLVFNYINKAHSVTEVSKSGYDTCSGTNPLSDDESGSTVITLQTPGTHYFICNVPGHCAEGMKLAVAVSATPSGTTPSAGALQVPAMASIVASAAAGAAIKLALF, encoded by the exons ATGGCCAACTCCTTGCTCCTCCTCGTGGCGCTGGTCATCGCCGGTTCCACGGCTCTGGCTTCGGCCACGACGTACACCGTCGGCGACTCACAGGGCTGGACGACCACCGGCGACTACAGCACCTGGGCCAGCAGCAAGAGCTTCGCCGTCGGAGACAAACTAG TGTTCAACTACATCAACAAGGCGCACTCGGTGACGGAGGTGAGCAAGAGCGGCTACGACACCTGCTCCGGCACCAACCCGCTGAGCGACGACGAGAGCGGCTCCACCGTCATCACGCTCCAGACCCCGGGCACGCACTACTTCATCTGCAACGTCCCCGGCCACTGCGCGGAAGGCATGAAGCTAGCCGTCGCCGTCTCCGCCACGCCATCTGGCACGACGCCTTCCGCGGGCGCCCTGCAGGTCCCGGCGATGGCCTCCATCGTCGCCTCTGCGGCCGCAGGCGCTGCGATCAAGCTCGCGCTCTTCTGA
- the LOC136551971 gene encoding blue copper protein-like isoform X2, giving the protein MLTGPAARRSSSETNYQSKVDCVGETVPCAVFSYVRTDHTVTKVSKSEYDACSGSDAMSEDNTSGLTTVTLATPGMHYFICIMLDHCAGGMKLAVNVSVTASAGSGGLEVTGTNAGGGLLVPVKAPVVAAATVALIELGLL; this is encoded by the exons ATGCTGACTGGGCCAGCGGCAAGACGTTCGTCGTCGGAGACAAACTAT CAAAGCAAGGTTGACTGTGTGGGGGAAACCGTGCCGTGCGCAGTGTTCAGCTACGTGAGGACGGATCACACCGTAACCAAGGTGAGCAAGAGCGAGTACGACGCCTGCTCCGGCAGCGACGCGATGAGCGAGGACAACACCAGCGGCCTAACCACCGTGACGCTCGCGACCCCCGGCATGCACTACTTCATCTGCATCATGCTCGACCACTGCGCCGGCGGCATGAAGCTCGCCGTCAACGTGTCGGTGACGGCCTCAGCTGGCAGCGGCGGCCTTGAAGTGACAGGCACCAACGCTGGTGGCGGCTTGCTGGTTCCAGTGAAGGCTCCCGTCGTCGCCGCCGCAACGGTGGCTCTAATCGAGCTTGGGCTGCTCTGA
- the LOC136551973 gene encoding uncharacterized protein produces MEDREWMYTGHASQGQVTNEWIDKTDAFLGHAFGVAAKGVSKICCPCSKCANRKRQTKKVMGGHFWKNGFMADYTRWVYHGEADRMREEVVRPRVEDYDADAEVADMLNDYHEAQFAEGCTEEKPEATVKAFYDMFAVAQKPLYGQTKVSQLDAIGRIMALMSQYSLSRDVFDGMLTVIGSLLPEGHLLPKSMHESQ; encoded by the coding sequence atggaggaccgtgagtggatgtacacgggccacgcaagtcagggtcaggtcaccaatgaatggatcgacaagaccgatgctttcttaggacatgcatttggcgtggctgctaaaggagtgagtaaaatttgttgtccctgcagcaaatgtgcaaacaggaaaagacaaacgaagaaggtcatggggggacatttttggaagaatggatttatggcagactatacccggtgggtttaccatggtgaagccgatcgtatgagagaggaggtggtgagaccacgcgtcgaggattatgatgctgatgccgaggtagcagacatgttaaatgactatcacgaggcacaaTTCGCTGAAGGATGTACGGAGGAGAAGCCAGAGGCAACCGtaaaggcgttctacgacatgtttgccgtggcacagaaacccctttatggccagacaaaggtttctcaactagatgccattggacgcataatggcgttaatGTCCCaatatagcctgagtcgagacgtcttcgatggtatgttgacagttattggcagcctgcttccggagggtcaccttctgccaaagagcatgcacgagtcacag
- the LOC136551970 gene encoding mavicyanin-like: MAKHSYLVSVLALLVAGYTTALSSATTTTFIVGDDQGWTMTGVDYVAWVQGKTFAIGDKLVFNYPSEEHTVTEVGRTDYFACAGGNALSNDRSGSTNITLTAPGTRYFICNIPGHCTAGMRLAVTVATGAGSPPGATTPTGDAAGASVRPVTSSFIVKAIAGAMIKLVLS, encoded by the exons ATGGCCAAGCACAGCTATTTGGTTAGTGTCCTAGCACTGCTCGTCGCGGGCTACACGACGGCGCTATCATCGGCCACGACGACGACGTTCATCGTCGGTGACGACCAGGGCTGGACGATGACCGGCGTGGACTACGTCGCTTGGGTCCAAGGAAAGACATTCGCGATCGGAGACAAACTAG TGTTTAACTACCCGAGCGAGGAGCACACGGTGACGGAGGTGGGCAGGACCGACTACTTCGCCTGCGCCGGAGGCAACGCGCTGAGCAACGACCGCAGCGGATCGACCAACATCACGCTCACGGCGCCCGGCACGCGCTACTTCATCTGCAACATCCCAGGCCACTGCACCGCTGGCATGAGGCTCGCCGTCACGGTCGCCACCGGGGCTGGCTCGCCTCCGGGAGCCACGACGCCGACCGGCGACGCCGCGGGCGCTTCGGTTCGGCCGGTGACGAGCTCCTTCATCGTCAAGGCGATCGCGGGGGCTATGATCAAGCTCGTGCTGTCCTGA
- the LOC136551971 gene encoding blue copper protein-like isoform X1, with the protein MAANASSRATVLLFAVYASLASATTYTVGGVHSWMTGVDYADWASGKTFVVGDKLLFSYVRTDHTVTKVSKSEYDACSGSDAMSEDNTSGLTTVTLATPGMHYFICIMLDHCAGGMKLAVNVSVTASAGSGGLEVTGTNAGGGLLVPVKAPVVAAATVALIELGLL; encoded by the exons ATGGCAGCCAACGCTTCGTCTCGCGCCACGGTACTGCTCTTTGCGGTGTACGCGTCGCTGGCATCGGCCACGACGTACACCGTCGGCGGCGTGCACAGCTGGATGACCGGCGTCGACTATGCTGACTGGGCCAGCGGCAAGACGTTCGTCGTCGGAGACAAACTAT TGTTCAGCTACGTGAGGACGGATCACACCGTAACCAAGGTGAGCAAGAGCGAGTACGACGCCTGCTCCGGCAGCGACGCGATGAGCGAGGACAACACCAGCGGCCTAACCACCGTGACGCTCGCGACCCCCGGCATGCACTACTTCATCTGCATCATGCTCGACCACTGCGCCGGCGGCATGAAGCTCGCCGTCAACGTGTCGGTGACGGCCTCAGCTGGCAGCGGCGGCCTTGAAGTGACAGGCACCAACGCTGGTGGCGGCTTGCTGGTTCCAGTGAAGGCTCCCGTCGTCGCCGCCGCAACGGTGGCTCTAATCGAGCTTGGGCTGCTCTGA
- the LOC136551971 gene encoding blue copper protein-like isoform X3, translating to MLTGPAARRSSSETNYVDCVGETVPCAVFSYVRTDHTVTKVSKSEYDACSGSDAMSEDNTSGLTTVTLATPGMHYFICIMLDHCAGGMKLAVNVSVTASAGSGGLEVTGTNAGGGLLVPVKAPVVAAATVALIELGLL from the exons ATGCTGACTGGGCCAGCGGCAAGACGTTCGTCGTCGGAGACAAACTAT GTTGACTGTGTGGGGGAAACCGTGCCGTGCGCAGTGTTCAGCTACGTGAGGACGGATCACACCGTAACCAAGGTGAGCAAGAGCGAGTACGACGCCTGCTCCGGCAGCGACGCGATGAGCGAGGACAACACCAGCGGCCTAACCACCGTGACGCTCGCGACCCCCGGCATGCACTACTTCATCTGCATCATGCTCGACCACTGCGCCGGCGGCATGAAGCTCGCCGTCAACGTGTCGGTGACGGCCTCAGCTGGCAGCGGCGGCCTTGAAGTGACAGGCACCAACGCTGGTGGCGGCTTGCTGGTTCCAGTGAAGGCTCCCGTCGTCGCCGCCGCAACGGTGGCTCTAATCGAGCTTGGGCTGCTCTGA